From the genome of Azospira restricta, one region includes:
- a CDS encoding indolepyruvate oxidoreductase subunit beta: protein MSDNITNILVVGVGGQGVMTATEILAEAAIALGHDVKKTEVAGMAQRGGVVSSHLRFGPKVLSPQIAPGSADILLAFEAAEGMRWRHMMRPDALALINTGNLAPPVVELGLFEYPADPVGEMRKSGARVFAFDASAIANGLGDIRLGNTVMLGAIADHLPFSAEALERCVLQRFARKGEKVIEMNRQAFAAGRAAAAEAQRTQDVREAVSA from the coding sequence ATGAGCGACAACATCACCAACATCCTCGTCGTCGGCGTCGGCGGGCAGGGCGTCATGACCGCTACCGAGATCCTCGCCGAAGCGGCGATCGCGCTCGGCCACGACGTCAAGAAGACCGAAGTCGCCGGCATGGCGCAGCGAGGCGGCGTCGTTTCGTCGCACCTGCGCTTCGGCCCGAAAGTGCTGTCGCCGCAGATCGCGCCGGGCAGCGCCGACATCCTGCTCGCCTTCGAGGCGGCGGAAGGCATGCGCTGGCGGCACATGATGCGCCCCGACGCGCTGGCGCTGATCAACACCGGCAACCTGGCGCCGCCGGTCGTCGAGCTGGGCCTCTTCGAATACCCGGCCGATCCGGTCGGCGAGATGCGCAAAAGCGGCGCGCGGGTCTTCGCGTTCGACGCCTCGGCGATCGCCAACGGTCTCGGCGACATCCGCCTCGGCAACACCGTGATGCTCGGCGCCATCGCCGACCACCTGCCGTTCTCGGCCGAGGCGCTCGAGCGCTGCGTGCTGCAGCGCTTCGCCCGCAAGGGCGAGAAGGTGATCGAGATGAACCGGCAGGCCTTCGCCGCCGGCCGCGCCGCTGCCGCCGAGGCGCAGCGGACGCAGGACGTGCGCGAGGCCGTTTCCGCCTGA